From Hominilimicola fabiformis, one genomic window encodes:
- a CDS encoding class I SAM-dependent DNA methyltransferase yields the protein MNSYTDFAYIYDSLMHKDIDYEKWADYIENLFIMYDVNPDLVCDLACGTGNITIPLAKRGYDMTGVDISEDMLNIAREKADGLDILFLNQSMTDLDLFGTMGAFLCMIDGINYVLPPKSLLTLFTKIKTCFIDPDGLFIFDISTEYKLKNVIGSNTFVHSDKNIFYTWQNRFIEKRKLSDMFLTFFVKQGKKYSRFEERHLQRAYSVNELTLLLKKAGFKSVDTYDELSFDKPKKDSERIVFVCR from the coding sequence ATGAATAGCTATACCGATTTCGCCTATATTTACGATTCGCTTATGCACAAGGATATTGATTATGAAAAATGGGCGGACTATATAGAAAATCTTTTTATTATGTATGACGTAAACCCCGACCTTGTATGCGACCTCGCATGCGGTACAGGCAATATAACAATACCTCTTGCCAAACGCGGATACGATATGACAGGCGTTGATATTTCGGAGGATATGCTTAACATTGCCCGTGAAAAAGCCGACGGACTTGACATACTTTTTCTGAACCAAAGCATGACCGATCTTGACCTTTTCGGCACAATGGGTGCGTTTCTATGCATGATTGACGGTATAAATTACGTTCTTCCGCCGAAATCGTTATTAACTCTTTTCACCAAAATCAAAACTTGCTTTATCGATCCCGACGGTCTTTTTATATTCGATATAAGCACAGAATATAAGTTAAAAAACGTGATAGGCTCAAACACATTTGTGCACAGCGATAAAAACATATTTTATACCTGGCAAAATCGCTTTATCGAAAAACGCAAATTATCCGATATGTTCCTTACTTTCTTTGTAAAGCAAGGCAAAAAATACAGCCGTTTTGAAGAACGTCATCTGCAAAGAGCATATTCGGTAAACGAACTTACATTACTTCTCAAAAAAGCCGGTTTTAAGTCTGTCGATACATATGACGAACTGTCGTTTGACAAACCGAAAAAAGACAGCGAACGCATAGTGTTCGTGTGTCGTTAA
- a CDS encoding peptidylprolyl isomerase — protein sequence MKKSISVIAIILSMVMVLASCGTNQNGKDEEPVSTPDPELVKNTVNATIELEDGDEIMLELYPDLAPDTVENFVELAEDGFYDGTIFHRVIEDFMIQGGGYDENLKEQKTESIKGEFAKNGFENTLSHTRGVISMARAQDYDSATSQFFIVQKDATYLDGQYAAFGRVTEGMDIVDEIASVKTGTVASSNMEDVPIEPIVIDTITIDTSVSSGKSSKTKATSKPSKDKDTDKNSKDTDDEDEDTSSSKSSKSSSKSTTAPKSTPKSNSSSKSSSSNSSSSSKSSNSNDDKNNDDELSEDELNDILPFLQSGSTESNS from the coding sequence ATGAAAAAATCAATTAGTGTTATAGCTATAATTCTATCAATGGTAATGGTGCTTGCATCATGCGGCACAAACCAAAACGGCAAAGATGAAGAGCCCGTTTCAACACCCGATCCGGAACTTGTAAAAAACACAGTCAATGCCACAATAGAACTTGAAGACGGTGACGAAATTATGCTTGAATTATATCCGGATCTTGCACCTGATACGGTTGAAAACTTCGTTGAACTTGCAGAAGACGGTTTTTATGACGGCACAATATTCCACAGAGTTATTGAAGATTTTATGATTCAAGGCGGCGGCTATGACGAAAATCTGAAAGAGCAAAAAACTGAGTCTATCAAAGGTGAATTTGCAAAGAACGGTTTTGAAAACACACTTTCTCACACCAGAGGTGTAATTTCAATGGCAAGAGCACAGGATTATGACAGTGCAACAAGCCAATTCTTTATCGTTCAAAAAGATGCGACTTACCTTGATGGTCAATATGCCGCATTCGGCAGAGTTACAGAGGGTATGGATATAGTTGATGAAATCGCATCTGTAAAAACAGGTACGGTTGCCTCATCAAATATGGAGGACGTCCCTATCGAGCCTATCGTGATTGACACAATCACCATTGACACATCTGTATCAAGCGGTAAATCAAGCAAAACAAAGGCTACTTCAAAGCCGTCAAAAGATAAAGACACAGACAAAAACTCAAAAGATACTGATGATGAAGACGAAGATACATCATCTTCAAAGTCATCTAAATCATCATCAAAATCAACAACTGCTCCGAAATCAACACCTAAGTCAAACTCAAGTTCAAAATCGAGCAGTTCAAATTCTTCATCAAGCAGTAAATCAAGCAATTCAAATGATGACAAAAACAACGATGATGAATTAAGCGAAGATGAACTTAATGACATTCTTCCATTCTTACAGTCAGGCTCAACAGAGTCAAATTCTTAA
- a CDS encoding peptidylprolyl isomerase, translating to MNIEIEMENGGIIKAELYPDVAPITVENFVSLIERNFFDGLIFHRVIPGFMIQGGGFTADGQHKETDSIKGEFDGNGVTNPLKHTRGVLSMARTMFPNSASSQFFIMHEDAPHLDGQYAAFGKVTDGIEVVDEIAETPTDMQDKPIEDQIIKTIRLV from the coding sequence ATGAATATTGAAATCGAAATGGAAAACGGCGGAATTATAAAAGCAGAGCTTTATCCGGACGTTGCACCAATCACAGTAGAAAATTTTGTTTCACTAATCGAAAGAAACTTCTTTGACGGTCTTATTTTCCACCGTGTAATTCCGGGCTTTATGATTCAAGGCGGCGGTTTTACGGCAGACGGTCAGCACAAAGAAACAGATTCAATCAAGGGCGAATTTGACGGTAACGGTGTTACAAATCCATTAAAGCATACAAGAGGTGTGCTTTCAATGGCAAGAACAATGTTCCCGAACAGTGCGTCAAGCCAGTTCTTCATTATGCACGAGGATGCACCTCACCTTGACGGTCAGTATGCCGCTTTCGGTAAGGTTACAGATGGTATCGAGGTTGTTGACGAAATAGCAGAGACACCGACAGATATGCAGGATAAGCCAATCGAAGACCAAATTATAAAAACAATAAGACTTGTATAA
- a CDS encoding DUF4363 family protein, which produces MKGVIASAVIAAVIVAGSVAYTNHIDKVSRELGEINDRVMAYLYDGDYESAGDEIEKLVQYLDENSTVLAATGNHEDFDKIEMNISEVEGYINGGEQTDAVSHCRVLGFLFEHLPKNYKFKLENIL; this is translated from the coding sequence ATGAAAGGAGTTATAGCGTCAGCGGTTATTGCGGCGGTTATTGTGGCAGGAAGTGTTGCATATACAAACCATATTGATAAAGTGTCGAGAGAACTGGGGGAGATTAATGACAGAGTTATGGCGTATTTGTATGACGGCGATTATGAAAGTGCCGGTGATGAAATCGAAAAACTTGTACAGTATCTTGACGAAAATAGTACTGTACTTGCCGCAACAGGCAATCACGAGGATTTTGATAAAATTGAAATGAATATATCAGAAGTGGAGGGGTATATTAACGGCGGGGAGCAAACAGACGCAGTTTCACATTGTCGTGTGCTTGGTTTTTTGTTTGAACATTTGCCGAAAAATTATAAGTTTAAGTTGGAGAATATATTGTAG
- a CDS encoding glucosyltransferase domain-containing protein, with protein MNQINRKSKISSFFELLSSHCEYIMTFALGLLMIVQRFLSGVYKPVMDDWFLYGDLYKGISNRLANFSIPNEKFAIRPLAGVFDCFVNAPLFNHLWIVELFLTFSLLFGSFLIIKALRRNNFASGGFFLCLVCLFPVGLEATYWIAAATRVVYSLLFIGCATLSLDYCYKSDKVKFLVMFAVFGMLSVCFYEPAIVVYIILTLFIVWNNYKNKKDLLPLAIMAAHIAIIGIYYILNSGSGEIESRGGFLETDILEHTALVTDYTKNIFTDFTNSIFKNGYDKGMIIVFGGHKFIKILLIAIFSIIFGLFSAVCIKKRKFSWKILVLGIVMFFGGLSLNYILGSDRIPLRLVFFAYLGIGIVIDELIVLLPLSFSRILCAVLLTVSAFSFTVTGIGEVSDYQKTSDIDVALTSQLINLDTKENITNTDKNVYVFSGQHYYDETKCVSWLDHIRGVSGNYADFTGCMRHITGAANTNNVMPFTYGDIHKLKPFIDIEGVCNFYNIEYDRTIVPVKLVADGDNYIIKRNDDSIVGTLTKVDDVSYQFFN; from the coding sequence ATGAATCAAATCAATCGAAAAAGCAAAATATCCTCGTTTTTTGAACTGCTTTCTTCACATTGTGAATATATTATGACTTTCGCTTTGGGATTGCTTATGATTGTTCAACGATTTTTAAGCGGAGTATACAAGCCTGTTATGGACGACTGGTTTCTGTACGGTGATTTGTATAAAGGTATATCAAACCGACTTGCAAACTTTTCAATTCCGAATGAAAAGTTTGCAATACGCCCGCTCGCAGGAGTGTTTGACTGTTTCGTAAACGCACCGTTGTTTAATCATTTGTGGATTGTCGAATTGTTTTTGACATTTTCACTGCTTTTCGGTTCATTTCTGATTATAAAAGCACTTCGCAGAAACAATTTTGCAAGCGGCGGATTCTTCTTGTGCCTTGTGTGCCTTTTTCCTGTCGGACTTGAGGCTACTTATTGGATTGCCGCCGCAACAAGAGTTGTATATTCACTGCTGTTTATAGGTTGTGCCACACTTTCGCTTGATTACTGTTATAAATCGGATAAAGTGAAATTTTTAGTTATGTTTGCCGTATTCGGTATGCTCAGTGTATGTTTTTACGAACCGGCAATAGTGGTTTATATCATACTTACGCTTTTCATTGTTTGGAACAATTATAAGAATAAAAAAGATTTGCTTCCGCTTGCAATAATGGCGGCACATATAGCAATTATCGGAATTTACTACATTTTAAATTCCGGTTCCGGCGAAATAGAATCGCGAGGCGGTTTTCTTGAAACAGACATATTGGAGCATACCGCACTCGTTACCGATTATACGAAAAATATATTCACCGATTTTACAAATTCAATATTCAAAAACGGTTACGATAAAGGTATGATTATCGTTTTCGGCGGTCATAAATTTATAAAAATATTACTTATCGCAATATTTTCGATTATATTCGGTTTATTTTCGGCTGTATGTATTAAAAAGCGTAAATTTTCTTGGAAAATACTTGTGCTTGGAATTGTGATGTTTTTCGGTGGACTTTCACTAAACTACATTCTCGGTTCTGACAGAATACCGTTAAGACTTGTATTTTTCGCATATCTTGGAATAGGTATAGTAATTGATGAACTTATAGTTCTTTTACCGCTATCGTTTAGCAGAATTTTATGTGCGGTTTTACTTACAGTTTCGGCATTTTCATTTACAGTTACAGGTATCGGTGAAGTGAGCGATTATCAAAAAACATCTGACATTGACGTCGCTCTTACATCACAGCTTATAAACCTTGACACCAAAGAGAATATCACGAATACAGACAAAAACGTATATGTATTCAGCGGTCAGCATTACTATGATGAAACAAAATGTGTAAGCTGGCTCGATCATATAAGAGGCGTCAGCGGTAATTATGCTGATTTTACAGGTTGTATGCGACATATCACCGGTGCTGCGAATACAAATAACGTTATGCCTTTCACTTACGGAGATATTCATAAACTTAAACCGTTTATTGATATTGAGGGTGTTTGCAATTTTTATAATATAGAATATGACAGAACAATCGTTCCCGTAAAACTCGTAGCAGACGGCGATAACTACATCATTAAACGCAATGATGATTCAATAGTCGGTACATTGACAAAAGTTGACGATGTCTCATATCAATTCTTTAATTAA
- a CDS encoding DUF421 domain-containing protein codes for MLILVVRTLILYGMVIAAMRIMGKRQLGELQPSELVVAIMISDLASVPMQAIDIPLLSGIIPVLTLIVAEVMMSYLSLKSKNIRKFLSGEPSIVVYDGCINEAELKKLRFNINDLLEELRLNGCHDISDVAVAVLETSGKLSVIPKDKARPVTVEDLQLENVRHDGLPCVIVSDGTLNEGELTRAKKDHIWLTKELKKRNIKDVKEIFVASLDAEDELFIQLKGEWRK; via the coding sequence ATGCTTATACTTGTTGTTAGAACTTTGATTTTGTACGGTATGGTTATTGCCGCTATGCGTATAATGGGTAAAAGACAGCTTGGGGAGTTGCAGCCGTCGGAGCTTGTTGTCGCTATAATGATTTCCGATTTGGCGTCTGTGCCTATGCAGGCTATTGATATACCTCTTTTGTCGGGGATTATTCCTGTGCTGACTTTGATTGTTGCAGAAGTTATGATGTCATATTTGAGCCTTAAAAGTAAAAATATTCGCAAGTTTTTGAGCGGTGAGCCGAGTATTGTCGTGTATGACGGGTGCATAAATGAAGCCGAGTTGAAAAAACTTCGGTTTAATATCAATGATTTGCTTGAGGAACTTCGCCTTAACGGTTGTCACGATATATCCGATGTGGCGGTGGCGGTTTTGGAAACAAGCGGTAAATTGAGCGTTATACCGAAAGATAAAGCAAGGCCTGTGACGGTGGAGGATTTACAGCTTGAAAATGTTCGTCACGACGGATTGCCTTGTGTTATCGTGTCGGACGGAACACTTAACGAGGGTGAATTGACTCGCGCGAAAAAAGACCACATTTGGCTTACAAAGGAGTTGAAAAAACGTAATATTAAAGATGTAAAAGAGATATTTGTTGCGTCACTTGACGCAGAGGACGAATTATTTATACAGTTAAAAGGGGAATGGAGAAAATGA
- a CDS encoding undecaprenyl-diphosphate phosphatase, with protein sequence MIKSIVLGIVEGISEWLPISSTGHMILVNELINNTEGFTASDLYLYVIQLGAILAVVTLYFHKLNPFSPKKTNVEKENTWKMWFKVIIACVPAAVIGLVLDNFMSAWENWQVVSAMLILYGVAFIVVESLHKETKIESMDDMTYKTALLIGLFQVLSIVPGTSRSGATILGAMLIGCSRSVAAEFSFFLAIPVMFGVSLLKVLKYGLAMPMQDVIVLLTGMVVAYIVSMLAIKFLMNYVRKHNFKSFGYYRIILGILVILYFSFIH encoded by the coding sequence ATGATTAAATCGATTGTTCTGGGCATTGTTGAAGGTATATCCGAATGGTTGCCTATAAGTTCGACAGGACATATGATACTTGTAAACGAACTTATAAACAATACAGAGGGATTTACCGCATCTGATTTGTATTTGTATGTAATACAGCTTGGAGCAATTTTGGCGGTAGTAACGCTATATTTTCACAAGTTAAATCCGTTTTCACCGAAAAAGACAAATGTTGAAAAAGAGAATACTTGGAAAATGTGGTTCAAGGTTATTATTGCCTGTGTACCGGCTGCGGTTATCGGTCTTGTACTTGATAACTTTATGTCGGCTTGGGAAAATTGGCAGGTCGTTTCGGCGATGCTTATTTTGTACGGTGTAGCGTTCATAGTTGTTGAATCGTTGCACAAGGAAACAAAAATCGAAAGCATGGACGATATGACATACAAAACAGCACTTTTAATCGGACTGTTTCAAGTGTTGTCAATCGTTCCGGGTACATCGCGTTCAGGTGCAACAATACTTGGTGCAATGCTTATAGGTTGTTCACGTTCGGTTGCGGCTGAATTTTCATTCTTCTTGGCTATACCGGTTATGTTCGGAGTAAGCCTACTGAAAGTGCTTAAATACGGCTTGGCTATGCCTATGCAAGATGTGATTGTGCTTTTGACAGGTATGGTTGTTGCGTATATTGTGTCAATGCTTGCAATTAAGTTCTTGATGAACTATGTAAGAAAACACAATTTTAAATCATTCGGTTATTACAGAATTATACTTGGTATATTGGTAATTTTATATTTTAGTTTTATACACTAA
- the gyrA gene encoding DNA gyrase subunit A → MAKKSKELKLDMDAINNQHIIDVDLNSEMKKAYIDYAMSVIVSRALPDVRDGMKPVHRRILYDMYEANLLYENDFKKSAATVGDVLAKYHPHGDASVYDAMVRLAQDFSLRYPLVQGKGNFGSVDGDPPAAYRYTEAKMSKISALMLTDIEKNTVDYVPNYDDKLKEPDVLPSRFPNLLVNGSAGIAVGMATNIPPHNLTEVVDGIIAVIDDPMITTEELMTHIQGPDFPTGGVIMGKSGIRNAYTTGRGKIILRAKAEIEEHNDRNRIVVTEIPYQVNKAKLEKHINELVRDGKIDGISSTRDESTEHIRLVIELKRDANPNVVLNNLFKYTQMQDTFGIILLALVDKQPKILTLREMIDYYIAHQEDVISRRTQFELDKALDRAHILEGYKIVIDNVDEVIKIIRASKSIPDAKQTLCERFSLTDAQSDAIVKMQLGRLSGMERDKIEEEYQALVVKIEDLRSILADESKVLEIIKNDLTDIKNKYGDERRTEISMVTTEIDIDDLIDEEDIVVTVTHKGYTKRLPVDTYKSQRRGGRGISGLTTREEDFVEHLFTTTTHHTLLFFTTRGVVYKLKGYQIPEASRQAKGTAIVNLLPLENDEKISAMIPIKDFEDGKYLTFITKNGIVKKTNVMDYSKIRNGGLRAIDLDENDELIRVKLTDNTQDIIIATHDGYAIRFNETEVRSTGRTTRGVMGIRLHDGDYVIGASVALPDSQLLTVTENGYGKKTPLDEYRIQSRGGKGIFTYRITEKTGKLAGMKTVTDNDDIILITSDGVIIRMHTDEISSYSRQTQGVKVMRLDDGVSVMSIARTEREEETDEEAENSEEVIADDTTETQIVDESETEGDVE, encoded by the coding sequence ATGGCAAAAAAGTCCAAAGAATTGAAACTGGATATGGACGCAATCAATAACCAACATATTATTGATGTTGACCTTAACAGTGAAATGAAAAAAGCTTATATTGATTATGCTATGAGCGTTATAGTAAGCCGTGCCCTTCCTGACGTTCGTGACGGTATGAAACCTGTTCACAGACGTATATTATATGATATGTATGAGGCAAACCTATTATACGAAAATGATTTTAAAAAGTCTGCCGCAACTGTCGGTGACGTGCTTGCTAAATATCACCCTCACGGTGACGCGTCCGTATATGACGCAATGGTACGTTTGGCACAGGATTTCTCACTTAGATATCCGCTTGTACAAGGTAAAGGTAACTTCGGTTCTGTCGACGGTGACCCGCCTGCAGCTTACCGTTATACCGAGGCGAAAATGTCTAAAATATCGGCACTTATGCTTACCGATATTGAGAAAAATACGGTTGACTATGTACCTAACTATGATGACAAATTAAAAGAGCCTGACGTTCTTCCGTCAAGATTTCCGAATTTGCTTGTAAACGGCTCTGCCGGTATCGCAGTCGGTATGGCGACAAATATTCCGCCGCACAATCTTACAGAAGTTGTTGACGGTATAATCGCAGTTATAGACGACCCTATGATAACAACTGAGGAACTTATGACTCATATTCAAGGTCCCGATTTCCCAACCGGCGGCGTTATTATGGGCAAAAGCGGTATAAGAAACGCTTATACAACAGGTCGCGGAAAAATCATTCTTCGTGCGAAAGCCGAAATAGAAGAACACAATGACCGAAACAGAATTGTTGTCACAGAAATACCTTATCAAGTAAACAAAGCAAAGCTTGAAAAGCATATTAACGAACTTGTTCGTGACGGCAAGATTGACGGTATTTCATCAACTCGTGACGAATCTACCGAACATATTCGTCTTGTTATCGAACTTAAACGTGACGCAAACCCTAACGTTGTACTTAACAATCTGTTCAAGTATACACAAATGCAGGATACTTTCGGCATCATCTTGCTTGCACTTGTAGACAAACAGCCGAAAATTCTTACACTTCGTGAGATGATTGACTACTACATCGCCCACCAGGAAGATGTTATTTCAAGACGTACACAGTTTGAACTTGACAAAGCACTTGACCGCGCACATATCTTAGAGGGTTACAAAATTGTTATAGACAACGTTGACGAAGTAATCAAAATAATCCGCGCGTCAAAGAGTATTCCTGACGCAAAGCAAACCTTGTGCGAACGTTTCTCACTTACAGACGCACAGTCAGACGCAATCGTAAAAATGCAGCTCGGTCGTTTGTCCGGTATGGAACGTGACAAGATTGAGGAAGAATATCAAGCACTTGTTGTAAAAATCGAAGACTTACGTTCAATTCTTGCAGATGAAAGCAAAGTTCTTGAAATAATTAAGAACGACCTTACCGATATTAAGAATAAGTACGGCGATGAAAGAAGAACCGAAATATCAATGGTTACAACTGAAATTGATATTGACGACCTTATCGACGAAGAAGATATTGTCGTTACAGTTACTCATAAAGGTTACACAAAACGTCTGCCTGTCGATACTTATAAATCACAAAGACGCGGAGGTCGCGGTATTTCAGGTCTTACAACTCGTGAAGAGGACTTCGTTGAACACCTGTTTACAACCACAACACACCACACATTGTTGTTCTTTACAACTCGCGGTGTTGTATACAAGCTGAAAGGTTATCAAATTCCTGAGGCAAGCAGACAGGCAAAGGGTACGGCGATTGTAAACCTACTTCCGCTTGAAAATGATGAAAAGATTTCCGCAATGATTCCTATTAAGGACTTCGAGGACGGCAAATACCTTACATTCATCACCAAAAACGGTATTGTCAAAAAGACAAACGTTATGGATTACTCAAAAATCCGTAACGGCGGACTTCGTGCGATTGACCTTGACGAAAACGATGAACTTATCAGAGTTAAACTTACAGACAATACTCAAGATATTATTATTGCTACACATGACGGTTATGCAATCCGCTTTAACGAAACTGAGGTACGTTCAACAGGCCGTACAACAAGAGGTGTTATGGGTATCCGACTTCACGACGGCGACTATGTTATCGGTGCGTCTGTTGCACTGCCCGACAGCCAGCTTCTTACTGTCACAGAAAACGGTTACGGCAAGAAAACACCGCTTGACGAGTATCGTATTCAGTCAAGAGGCGGTAAAGGTATTTTCACTTATCGTATTACCGAGAAAACAGGCAAACTTGCCGGTATGAAAACTGTCACAGATAATGACGATATTATTCTTATCACATCTGACGGTGTTATTATAAGAATGCACACAGATGAAATTTCTTCATACAGCCGTCAAACTCAGGGTGTAAAAGTTATGCGTCTTGACGACGGTGTAAGTGTTATGAGTATCGCACGAACAGAACGTGAAGAAGAAACTGATGAAGAAGCAGAAAATTCTGAAGAAGTTATTGCTGATGATACAACCGAAACTCAAATTGTTGACGAAAGCGAAACAGAAGGAGATGTCGAGTAA
- a CDS encoding YerC/YecD family TrpR-related protein: MKEINDERIDTLFKAVLELKTVDECRRFFTDLCTISELKSMSQRMEVALMLKDKNVYTDIAAKTGASTATISRVNRCINYGSDGYNLVIDRMENKDE, encoded by the coding sequence ATGAAAGAAATAAATGACGAACGAATTGACACGCTTTTCAAAGCAGTTCTTGAATTAAAAACCGTTGATGAATGCAGAAGATTTTTTACTGATTTATGCACTATTTCGGAACTTAAATCAATGAGTCAGCGTATGGAAGTCGCACTTATGCTTAAAGACAAAAATGTCTATACGGACATTGCCGCAAAAACAGGTGCGTCAACCGCAACAATCAGTCGCGTAAACAGATGTATAAATTACGGCTCAGACGGCTACAATTTAGTAATTGACAGAATGGAGAATAAAGATGAATAG